In one Rhodohalobacter sp. 614A genomic region, the following are encoded:
- a CDS encoding DinB family protein — protein MKEFLLIQFDLHHRLYNNVLQEFTDEESNQRLYNDTNINHVKYLAGHLLNSQYGLARAAGVDVVVKWNDLFAVMMQSKAKDNFPYPSIGEIKKEWNDLYQPTKNALKRLTDSQLSETPPSPFHQVANSKGELWAFINHHTAYHIGQIGILRRGFGKPPMSYE, from the coding sequence ATGAAAGAATTTCTATTGATACAATTTGACCTGCATCATCGCCTCTACAATAATGTGTTGCAGGAATTTACTGATGAGGAAAGTAACCAGAGATTGTATAATGATACAAATATCAATCATGTAAAATACCTGGCAGGTCACCTTTTGAACTCACAGTATGGACTGGCCAGGGCAGCCGGAGTTGATGTAGTTGTAAAGTGGAATGACTTGTTTGCTGTGATGATGCAGTCAAAAGCGAAAGACAACTTCCCGTATCCATCAATCGGGGAGATTAAAAAAGAATGGAATGATCTTTATCAACCTACAAAGAATGCCTTAAAGCGATTAACAGACTCGCAGCTCAGTGAAACTCCTCCTTCTCCATTCCACCAGGTGGCAAATTCTAAAGGCGAACTTTGGGCATTTATCAATCATCATACGGCGTACCACATCGGTCAGATCGGGATTTTGAGAAGAGGATTTGGGAAACCGCCAATGAGTTATGAGTGA
- a CDS encoding VOC family protein has product MKSVNPYLSFNGNTEEVFTFYQSVFGGELRIDRYKDLEDNMGASGDDLNKVANVALAIGAETTLYASDIIEASGQTITAGTNFSIQLETDSRDEAKTLFTRLSAGGEIDMPLMKTEWANMFGMITDKFGIKWMVYYPGQNL; this is encoded by the coding sequence ATGAAATCAGTAAATCCATATCTCAGTTTTAACGGTAATACCGAAGAGGTTTTCACCTTTTATCAGTCAGTTTTTGGGGGTGAGCTTCGAATTGACAGATATAAGGATCTGGAAGATAACATGGGTGCCTCCGGTGATGATCTGAATAAGGTAGCCAATGTGGCACTGGCAATAGGTGCCGAGACAACATTATATGCATCAGACATCATCGAAGCGTCAGGACAAACCATTACGGCTGGAACTAATTTTTCTATCCAGCTTGAAACAGACAGCAGAGATGAAGCTAAAACGCTGTTCACCAGATTATCCGCCGGTGGAGAAATCGATATGCCGTTGATGAAAACAGAATGGGCTAATATGTTTGGAATGATTACAGACAAATTCGGAATAAAATGGATGGTTTATTATCCGGGCCAAAACTTATAG
- a CDS encoding DUF899 domain-containing protein, with product MKTKEIALPKIVSRKEWLVKRKELLLEEKEITRKRDELNAKRRQLPMVKIEKEYLFEGPKGTVRLLDLFEGRRQLLVHHFMYFDGPDRFCPGCSMEADQNYKKKLLKNLHDHDLTLAAVALAPLSRIEKEKRVKGWDFPFYSAIGTEFNYDFQATIKKGANSSYNYQDAKNAEWLNNYEGDMPAKSVFLRHGTDVFHTYSTYTRGTELVAMHYNYLDLTPYGRQEDWEDSPTGWPQKPTYG from the coding sequence ATGAAAACAAAAGAAATCGCACTCCCAAAAATTGTCAGCCGCAAAGAATGGCTTGTAAAACGAAAAGAGCTTCTTTTAGAAGAGAAAGAAATCACGAGAAAGCGGGACGAACTTAACGCTAAGAGGCGGCAGCTGCCGATGGTTAAAATCGAAAAAGAGTACCTTTTTGAAGGCCCAAAGGGGACGGTACGCCTGCTGGATCTGTTTGAAGGGCGGCGCCAATTACTGGTTCATCACTTTATGTATTTTGATGGACCCGATAGGTTTTGCCCGGGATGCTCGATGGAGGCTGATCAAAACTATAAAAAGAAGCTGTTAAAAAACCTGCACGATCATGACCTGACTCTTGCCGCTGTTGCCCTTGCACCTTTATCAAGAATTGAAAAAGAGAAAAGGGTAAAGGGCTGGGATTTCCCCTTTTACTCAGCCATTGGAACTGAATTTAATTATGATTTCCAGGCAACGATTAAAAAAGGAGCAAATTCATCGTACAATTACCAGGATGCAAAAAATGCTGAATGGCTAAATAATTATGAAGGTGATATGCCCGCTAAAAGTGTTTTCCTCCGCCACGGAACAGATGTTTTTCACACTTACTCGACGTATACCCGGGGTACTGAGTTAGTTGCCATGCATTACAACTATTTGGATCTGACACCCTACGGCCGGCAAGAAGATTGGGAAGATTCGCCTACTGGATGGCCTCAAAAACCAACGTATGGATAA
- a CDS encoding VOC family protein: MNAPDHITTCLWFDHQAEEAANFYTSVFKNSKILNTSYYGDAGHEIHGQKAGTVLTVDFELNGHKFQALNGGPHFKFNEAISLVVNCETQEEIDYYWEKLSSDPNAEQCGWLKDKFGLSWQIVPSMIEEYMNGSVTEKRDRMMDALLRMKKLDIATLKKVYEG, translated from the coding sequence ATGAATGCGCCAGACCATATTACTACTTGCCTGTGGTTTGATCATCAAGCCGAAGAGGCAGCAAATTTTTACACCTCGGTCTTTAAGAATTCCAAAATTCTGAATACAAGTTATTATGGAGACGCCGGCCATGAGATTCACGGGCAGAAAGCCGGAACAGTTCTGACAGTGGATTTTGAGTTGAATGGGCATAAATTTCAGGCGCTGAACGGCGGACCACACTTTAAGTTTAATGAAGCCATTTCACTGGTTGTAAATTGCGAAACCCAAGAAGAGATCGATTACTACTGGGAGAAACTTTCTTCAGATCCAAATGCAGAACAGTGTGGCTGGCTCAAAGATAAATTTGGTCTTTCCTGGCAAATTGTCCCCTCCATGATTGAAGAGTATATGAATGGGTCTGTCACAGAAAAGCGGGATCGAATGATGGATGCTCTTCTCAGGATGAAAAAGCTCGATATTGCTACACTCAAAAAAGTGTATGAAGGATAA
- a CDS encoding iron chaperone translates to MAKKKPTTIDEYINTFPKEIQGELQEIRQTIRKAIPEAKEEMKWGRPAFVDERILVVFGGFKKHIGFYSTPSSLEEFAEELKDFKTGSGSVQFPYEKPLPTELVVNITKYRAWESREKNVNWKS, encoded by the coding sequence ATGGCTAAAAAGAAACCCACAACCATTGACGAGTACATCAATACCTTTCCTAAAGAAATTCAGGGAGAATTACAGGAAATACGTCAAACAATCCGCAAGGCTATTCCCGAAGCCAAAGAGGAAATGAAATGGGGCCGGCCGGCTTTTGTAGATGAACGAATATTAGTGGTATTTGGAGGGTTCAAAAAGCACATCGGTTTTTACTCTACACCCAGTTCACTCGAAGAATTTGCAGAAGAACTGAAAGATTTTAAAACAGGATCCGGCTCTGTTCAATTTCCTTATGAGAAACCACTGCCTACGGAGCTTGTTGTGAATATTACAAAATATCGGGCTTGGGAAAGCCGCGAAAAAAATGTGAACTGGAAATCCTGA
- a CDS encoding iron chaperone: MEKTNFKTIDDYIHSFPDDDQKILQEIRQTILKAAPGAEEVISYQMPTFRLNGILVHFAAFKNHFSLFPTPSAIVAFRDRLTGYKTSKGTIIFTKNAPIPYDLIDEIVLFRVQENQKKKA; encoded by the coding sequence ATGGAAAAAACAAACTTTAAAACCATAGACGATTACATCCATTCATTCCCGGATGACGATCAGAAAATATTGCAAGAAATCAGACAAACCATCCTTAAGGCCGCTCCCGGTGCCGAGGAAGTGATCAGCTACCAAATGCCAACTTTTCGTCTGAACGGAATTTTAGTTCACTTTGCAGCTTTTAAAAATCACTTCAGCCTGTTTCCAACCCCTTCGGCCATCGTAGCTTTTCGTGACCGGCTAACCGGGTATAAAACCTCAAAAGGAACAATCATTTTCACTAAGAACGCCCCCATCCCATACGATCTCATAGATGAAATTGTCTTGTTCAGAGTGCAAGAAAATCAAAAGAAGAAAGCATAA
- a CDS encoding VOC family protein, with protein sequence MTKELWLNLPVKNLKKSKEFFTKIGFSFKNREMENMIAMEVGEKKVAVMLLDESTFKNAAQNEITDTNQSSEILISFDAESREEVDELAQKAEAAGGTVFGKPSEIQGWMYGCGFTDLDGHRWNALYMEMSKMPQG encoded by the coding sequence ATGACGAAAGAACTTTGGCTCAACCTTCCGGTGAAAAACCTGAAAAAATCTAAAGAGTTCTTCACCAAAATCGGATTCTCATTTAAAAATCGTGAAATGGAAAACATGATCGCAATGGAAGTGGGTGAGAAAAAAGTGGCAGTGATGCTTCTTGATGAAAGTACTTTTAAAAATGCTGCACAGAATGAAATTACGGATACCAATCAATCATCCGAAATCCTGATTTCCTTTGATGCAGAAAGCCGTGAAGAAGTGGATGAACTTGCCCAAAAAGCGGAAGCGGCCGGCGGAACGGTTTTCGGAAAACCGTCAGAAATCCAGGGATGGATGTATGGCTGTGGTTTTACAGATTTAGACGGACACCGATGGAATGCTTTGTACATGGAGATGAGTAAAATGCCGCAAGGATAA
- a CDS encoding VOC family protein has translation MAHIYFEIQADDLQRASDFYGEIFGWKFQKNPHAPVEYRWIETGGTRGGLLKRPADTPPPECGTNAYVCSIEVDDFDATAKKIEKLGGQVAMPKFAVPKVCWQGYFLDTEGNTFGIFEVDEKAQ, from the coding sequence ATGGCACACATTTATTTTGAAATTCAAGCTGACGATCTTCAAAGAGCGTCCGATTTTTATGGCGAAATTTTTGGCTGGAAATTTCAGAAAAATCCTCATGCCCCGGTTGAATACCGGTGGATAGAAACAGGCGGAACGAGAGGCGGCTTACTAAAACGCCCGGCTGATACTCCTCCCCCGGAATGCGGGACCAATGCTTACGTATGTTCTATAGAAGTGGATGATTTTGACGCTACAGCGAAAAAAATAGAAAAACTTGGAGGGCAGGTGGCGATGCCAAAATTTGCTGTGCCGAAAGTTTGCTGGCAGGGATATTTCCTGGATACGGAAGGTAATACGTTCGGCATTTTTGAGGTAGACGAAAAAGCACAGTAA
- a CDS encoding dihydrofolate reductase family protein, whose translation MRKILYVQNVSLDGFIEDSDGKIDWSIPSEELHWHFNELERNVDINFYGRRLSETMDYWLTADQNPEAADVERDFAEAWRKTERIVFSKTLEKVEGNASLRREVDPDEIQKLKNQPGNLLMVGGAGLASTFIKHGLVDEFRVYIYPVVLGSGKPMFQIEKKLNLNFVESQTFSGKIMMLKYQLKP comes from the coding sequence ATGCGTAAGATTCTCTATGTCCAAAATGTTTCTCTTGATGGATTCATTGAAGACTCCGATGGAAAAATTGACTGGTCGATCCCTTCAGAAGAACTCCATTGGCATTTTAATGAACTTGAGAGAAATGTCGACATCAACTTTTATGGCCGGCGTTTGTCTGAGACAATGGATTATTGGCTAACCGCCGATCAAAATCCGGAGGCTGCGGACGTTGAACGAGACTTTGCAGAAGCCTGGCGAAAAACGGAGCGAATTGTCTTCTCAAAGACACTGGAAAAAGTTGAGGGAAACGCTTCACTTCGTCGTGAGGTAGATCCTGATGAAATTCAGAAATTGAAAAATCAGCCGGGTAACTTATTGATGGTTGGAGGCGCCGGGTTGGCATCTACCTTTATCAAACATGGTTTGGTAGATGAGTTTCGGGTATATATCTATCCGGTTGTCCTCGGCAGTGGTAAACCGATGTTCCAGATAGAAAAGAAACTCAATTTAAATTTTGTTGAAAGCCAGACATTTTCAGGCAAAATCATGATGTTGAAATATCAACTCAAACCCTGA
- a CDS encoding VOC family protein — MLHYTSTFSSFSTDDIEKAHEFYSETLGLNVIKDEMGILTLHLADGARAIIYPKGENHQPATFTVLNFEVDNIEASVDQLIDAGIVFEQYTGKLQTDEKGIFRGEGPLIAWCKDNAGNILSIIEADDT; from the coding sequence ATGTTACACTACACGAGTACATTCAGCAGTTTCTCAACAGATGATATTGAAAAGGCACATGAATTTTATTCTGAAACCCTTGGGCTTAATGTTATCAAAGACGAGATGGGAATACTAACGCTTCACTTAGCTGATGGAGCCCGAGCTATAATCTACCCGAAGGGAGAAAATCATCAACCCGCAACATTTACTGTACTGAATTTTGAAGTGGATAATATTGAGGCATCAGTAGATCAACTCATAGATGCCGGAATTGTATTTGAACAATACACCGGGAAACTACAGACAGATGAAAAAGGAATTTTTCGCGGAGAGGGTCCGCTTATTGCCTGGTGTAAAGATAACGCCGGGAATATTTTGTCGATTATTGAAGCAGATGACACATGA
- a CDS encoding nuclear transport factor 2 family protein, producing MTKKEQFLQKVNEAFAKSDIDFIMEHVTDDIEWTVIGDFNLKGKEKFLEALKEMASKEPYQIDIKNIITHGDSAAVDGVMKSPDNKEYAFCDVYKFSGFKNPKIKNMTSYVLSLKEK from the coding sequence ATGACAAAAAAAGAACAATTTCTTCAAAAAGTTAATGAAGCTTTTGCAAAGAGCGATATCGATTTCATCATGGAACATGTTACCGACGACATTGAATGGACTGTGATCGGGGATTTCAATCTGAAAGGAAAAGAGAAATTTTTGGAGGCTTTGAAGGAGATGGCAAGTAAAGAGCCATATCAGATTGATATCAAAAATATCATTACGCATGGCGATTCAGCCGCAGTGGATGGCGTGATGAAATCACCTGACAACAAAGAATATGCGTTTTGTGATGTGTATAAATTCAGTGGATTCAAGAATCCAAAAATCAAAAATATGACATCGTATGTTCTGTCGCTGAAAGAGAAATAA
- a CDS encoding Gfo/Idh/MocA family protein has translation MSKISRKNFLRNSAFGMAGLAFNPFKGEAASRFEELKHRDWKKKFAANDRIQIATIGMGIIAHFDTPTALQVPGIEFVAAADCYDSRLVRTKEVFGDDVFTTKDYREILDRDDVDAVLLCTPDHWHAKHSIDFLNAGKHVYCEKPMVQQIDEGLQVVNAEQSSDAVLQVGSQFTSDMIFQKAKELYESGAIGTLNQVVAVYNRNSALGAWQYSMPADATPQTVDWDLFLGDAPDIEWDPKRFFRWRCYDDYGTGVPGDLFVHLFTGIHTVLGAVGPTHVSGTGGIRSWFDEREAPDVINGQYHYPETDSHPEFTLTLQSNLADGGGTGTRFQFIGDEGAMEVSPGSSVKLTRIPRREPSLEELQGYNSLLTFSEEVQQEFIQNYKEEHDDEVEYQPAMNQTEEYRTPNGYDSRLDHFVNFFDSIRNGTPVFEDATFGFRAAAPALLTNISLKEQRVVQWDPVNMRLT, from the coding sequence ATGTCTAAGATTTCTCGCAAGAATTTCCTGCGAAACAGTGCCTTCGGAATGGCCGGGTTGGCTTTTAATCCATTCAAAGGTGAAGCTGCTTCCAGGTTTGAAGAATTAAAACACCGTGACTGGAAGAAAAAATTTGCCGCGAACGACCGCATCCAGATTGCTACGATCGGGATGGGAATCATCGCCCACTTTGATACCCCAACGGCCCTCCAGGTACCGGGAATTGAATTTGTAGCAGCCGCCGACTGTTACGATTCGCGTTTGGTCCGCACCAAAGAAGTTTTTGGGGATGATGTATTCACTACCAAAGATTACCGTGAAATCCTCGATCGGGATGATGTGGACGCCGTACTTCTTTGCACACCCGATCACTGGCACGCAAAACATTCCATCGATTTTCTAAATGCCGGAAAACATGTTTACTGCGAAAAACCGATGGTTCAGCAAATTGATGAAGGCCTTCAGGTAGTGAATGCCGAACAAAGCAGCGATGCCGTTTTGCAGGTTGGAAGTCAATTTACCAGCGATATGATTTTCCAAAAGGCAAAAGAGCTTTACGAATCCGGGGCTATCGGAACCCTAAACCAGGTGGTTGCAGTTTACAACCGTAACTCCGCTCTTGGCGCATGGCAATATTCCATGCCGGCAGATGCGACTCCGCAAACCGTTGACTGGGATTTATTCCTTGGAGATGCTCCCGACATAGAATGGGATCCGAAAAGATTTTTCCGATGGAGATGTTATGATGATTATGGAACCGGCGTTCCCGGTGACCTTTTTGTACACCTTTTCACCGGTATTCATACGGTATTAGGAGCTGTCGGACCAACTCATGTTTCCGGTACCGGCGGTATTCGTTCATGGTTTGACGAACGGGAAGCTCCCGATGTAATTAACGGCCAGTATCATTATCCTGAAACCGATAGCCATCCAGAGTTTACATTGACGCTTCAAAGTAATCTTGCTGATGGCGGCGGAACAGGAACCCGCTTCCAGTTTATCGGAGATGAAGGGGCGATGGAAGTTTCACCCGGAAGTTCCGTAAAATTAACCCGGATTCCGCGCAGAGAACCTTCTCTGGAAGAGCTTCAGGGATACAACTCGCTTCTCACGTTTTCGGAAGAGGTGCAACAGGAGTTCATCCAAAACTACAAGGAAGAACACGATGATGAAGTAGAGTATCAGCCCGCAATGAATCAGACCGAAGAATACCGAACGCCAAATGGATATGATTCACGGCTGGATCACTTCGTGAATTTCTTCGATTCCATCCGAAATGGTACGCCTGTCTTTGAAGATGCAACGTTTGGCTTCCGTGCTGCTGCGCCGGCACTTTTGACTAATATCAGTCTCAAAGAGCAACGGGTTGTACAGTGGGATCCTGTCAACATGCGGTTGACCTGA